The following are encoded together in the Kribbella voronezhensis genome:
- a CDS encoding PRC-barrel domain-containing protein — translation MAIDDGSSTPDFPLWKFRTGTEFGDQADVIGYHVVGTDEEIGSVADFVDANDQPAFVVDTGAWVVGQRILLPAGAVESIDHAAREIRVDRTGTDIREAPPYEVSTGESEEYRNRLTHYYCDLYADHHEDHSPPG, via the coding sequence ATGGCCATCGACGACGGAAGCTCGACTCCGGACTTTCCGCTGTGGAAGTTCCGGACTGGCACCGAGTTCGGCGACCAGGCGGACGTGATCGGCTACCACGTCGTCGGGACCGATGAGGAGATCGGCTCGGTGGCCGACTTCGTCGACGCGAACGACCAGCCGGCCTTCGTCGTCGACACCGGCGCGTGGGTCGTCGGGCAGCGGATCCTGTTGCCGGCCGGCGCGGTCGAGTCCATCGACCATGCCGCCCGGGAGATCAGGGTCGACCGCACCGGGACCGACATCAGGGAAGCTCCGCCGTACGAGGTCAGTACCGGCGAGAGCGAGGAGTACCGCAATCGCCTCACCCATTACTACTGCGACCTCTACGCCGATCACCACGAAGATCATTCCCCGCCAGGCTGA
- a CDS encoding VOC family protein, whose amino-acid sequence MIGRLHHVVIDCPDPAGLARFYSELLGLPVTYESDDWVVIAPSDTNSGLAFQLAPDHQRPQWPDRERPQQFHLDVMVDDIETAEPLVLALGAKRLSEHVFEDPAGHPFCIIPRPGWAAPVNPA is encoded by the coding sequence ATGATCGGACGTCTGCATCATGTGGTCATTGACTGCCCGGATCCGGCTGGGCTGGCGCGGTTCTACTCGGAGCTGCTCGGGCTGCCGGTGACGTACGAGAGTGATGACTGGGTCGTGATCGCGCCCAGCGACACGAATTCAGGGCTGGCGTTCCAGTTGGCTCCCGACCATCAGCGACCACAGTGGCCCGATCGGGAGCGGCCTCAGCAGTTCCACCTCGACGTGATGGTCGACGACATCGAGACCGCCGAACCGTTGGTACTGGCTCTGGGCGCGAAGAGGTTGTCGGAGCATGTCTTCGAGGATCCGGCCGGTCACCCATTCTGCATCATCCCGCGGCCGGGCTGGGCAGCGCCGGTCAATCCGGCCTGA